Proteins encoded by one window of uncultured Celeribacter sp.:
- the radA gene encoding DNA repair protein RadA translates to MAKAQKNFVCSNCGAVTTKWSGRCDGCGEWNTIVEEQPLSAAGPAKKTLGGMRGKEIPLSKLSTKESPPPRTSSGLEEFDRVLGGGLVPASAILVGGDPGIGKSTLLLQAAARFAGAGLKVIYISGEEASAQVRMRAQRLRLAEANVQLGAETNLRDILTTLEKEEPDLVIIDSIQTMWADNVESAPGSVSQVRAAAHELTTFAKTRGVSVVLVGHVTKEGQLAGPRVVEHMVDTVLYFEGERGHQFRLLRAVKNRFGPAHEIGVFEMTGDGLSEVTNPSALFLSERDQPAPGSVVFAGIEGTRPVLVEFQALVAPSPHAQARRTVVGWDGSRLAMILAVLEARCGIPFAGLDVYLNVAGGMKVSEPAADLAVAAALLSAREDAALPKDCVVFGELSLSGSLRPVGQTENRLKEAKKLGFASAIAPAQSKAGEKSGMEMRLMSDLVGFVGEVFGAG, encoded by the coding sequence ATGGCCAAGGCGCAGAAGAATTTCGTGTGCTCCAATTGCGGAGCTGTGACGACCAAATGGTCGGGGCGTTGTGACGGCTGCGGCGAGTGGAACACGATTGTCGAGGAACAACCGCTCTCTGCGGCGGGGCCTGCGAAAAAGACGCTGGGCGGCATGCGGGGCAAGGAAATTCCGCTCTCGAAACTTTCGACCAAGGAAAGCCCGCCGCCGCGCACCTCGTCTGGGCTTGAAGAATTCGACCGGGTTTTGGGTGGCGGTCTTGTGCCCGCCTCGGCCATTTTGGTGGGCGGCGATCCGGGGATCGGCAAGTCAACGCTTTTGTTGCAGGCCGCAGCGCGCTTCGCGGGGGCTGGGCTGAAAGTCATCTATATTTCCGGCGAGGAAGCCAGCGCGCAGGTGCGCATGCGCGCGCAACGTCTGAGGCTGGCCGAAGCCAATGTGCAACTGGGTGCGGAGACCAACCTGCGCGATATTTTGACGACACTGGAGAAGGAAGAGCCGGATCTGGTGATCATCGACTCGATCCAGACCATGTGGGCCGACAATGTCGAAAGCGCGCCGGGATCGGTGTCACAGGTGCGCGCGGCGGCGCATGAATTGACCACATTCGCCAAGACGCGGGGCGTCTCCGTTGTGCTTGTGGGCCATGTCACCAAAGAGGGCCAACTGGCCGGGCCGCGCGTGGTCGAACATATGGTCGACACAGTGCTTTATTTCGAGGGCGAGCGTGGGCATCAGTTCCGGCTCTTGCGCGCGGTGAAGAACCGTTTCGGTCCGGCGCATGAGATCGGTGTGTTCGAGATGACCGGCGATGGGTTGTCCGAGGTGACGAATCCTTCGGCGCTGTTTCTGTCCGAACGCGATCAACCGGCGCCCGGCTCGGTGGTCTTTGCGGGCATCGAAGGCACCCGTCCGGTTTTGGTGGAATTTCAGGCCCTTGTCGCCCCCTCGCCCCACGCGCAGGCGCGGCGGACGGTGGTGGGTTGGGACGGGTCGCGTCTGGCGATGATCCTTGCCGTGTTGGAGGCGCGTTGTGGCATTCCCTTCGCCGGGCTCGATGTCTATCTCAACGTCGCGGGCGGTATGAAAGTGTCGGAACCCGCCGCCGATCTGGCGGTGGCGGCAGCGCTTTTGTCGGCGCGCGAGGATGCGGCTTTGCCGAAGGATTGCGTCGTTTTCGGCGAGTTGTCGCTGTCCGGCAGTTTGCGGCCGGTCGGGCAGACAGAGAACCGGTTGAAAGAGGCCAAGAAGCTTGGATTTGCCTCCGCCATCGCGCCTGCGCAATCGAAAGCGGGTGAGAAAAGCGGCATGGAAATGCGCTTGATGAGCGATCTCGTGGGCTTTGTCGGCGAGGTCTTTGGTGCCGGGTGA
- a CDS encoding paraquat-inducible protein A, with protein MSKLRLLNLSLLILFPIAWAAPLLKAGLLPLFSLSEISVLSGIGALWEKDKFLALIVVFFAILAPIGKVVAMEGLLSGRLSDNLSERVKPWLYPLGRLAMADVFLIAIYITVAKGIGVGRLEVGWGLYLFTLCVLVSLGLSIFTKKKT; from the coding sequence ATGAGCAAGCTGCGCCTTCTCAATCTGTCGCTTTTGATCCTGTTTCCCATCGCCTGGGCCGCGCCTTTGTTGAAAGCGGGGCTTTTGCCGCTGTTTTCCCTGTCGGAAATCTCGGTTCTCTCTGGGATCGGCGCATTGTGGGAAAAGGACAAGTTTTTGGCGCTTATCGTGGTGTTTTTCGCGATTTTGGCCCCGATTGGGAAAGTTGTAGCGATGGAGGGCCTGCTGTCCGGTCGCCTGTCTGACAACCTGTCAGAGCGTGTGAAGCCCTGGCTTTATCCCCTCGGGCGGTTGGCCATGGCGGATGTGTTCCTGATCGCGATCTATATCACGGTCGCGAAGGGCATCGGGGTGGGACGGCTTGAAGTGGGCTGGGGGCTTTATCTGTTTACGCTCTGCGTGCTTGTGAGCCTCGGTCTGAGTATTTTTACCAAGAAAAAGACCTGA
- a CDS encoding ATP-binding cassette domain-containing protein: protein MISLENVHKAFGSKEILRGVDLHVARGESCVIIGGSGTGKSVTLKCILGLITPDQGTIKVGGEDITATGDRDAFLARFGMLFQGAALFDSLPVWQNVAFRLLRGSLKRPKAEAREIAIEKLRRVGLGPDVADLFPAELSGGMQKRVGLARAIAADPEIIFFDEPTTGLDPIMAGVINELIREIVVEMGATAVTITHDMTSVRAIADKVAMLHRGKIRWFGPVAEMDSADDPYLKQFITGSAEGPIETLR, encoded by the coding sequence TTGCGCGGCGTTGACCTTCATGTCGCGCGCGGCGAAAGCTGTGTCATCATCGGCGGTTCCGGCACCGGGAAATCGGTGACGCTGAAATGCATTCTTGGGCTGATCACGCCGGATCAAGGCACGATCAAAGTGGGTGGCGAAGACATCACCGCGACCGGCGACCGCGATGCGTTCCTCGCCCGGTTCGGCATGTTGTTCCAAGGGGCTGCGCTGTTTGATAGCCTTCCCGTCTGGCAAAACGTGGCCTTTCGCCTCTTGCGTGGGTCACTGAAACGTCCGAAAGCGGAAGCGCGCGAGATCGCCATCGAGAAACTTCGCCGCGTGGGACTTGGCCCCGATGTCGCCGATCTCTTCCCCGCCGAACTTTCGGGCGGGATGCAGAAACGCGTGGGGCTGGCGCGTGCCATCGCCGCCGATCCTGAGATCATCTTTTTTGACGAACCCACCACCGGCCTCGACCCGATCATGGCGGGTGTAATCAACGAATTGATCCGCGAGATCGTCGTCGAGATGGGCGCGACCGCCGTGACGATCACCCATGACATGACCTCCGTGCGTGCGATTGCCGACAAGGTCGCGATGCTGCACCGGGGTAAAATCCGCTGGTTCGGTCCCGTGGCCGAGATGGACAGCGCGGATGATCCCTATCTCAAACAGTTCATCACCGGCTCCGCAGAGGGGCCGATTGAAACGCTGCGATGA